The Winogradskyella schleiferi genome contains the following window.
CATAGGCTACATTGCCCTCAATCTCTCGATCAAAACTTGGCCAGCCCGTTCCAGAATCGAATTTATGTTCACTCTTAAATAAAGGCGTGTCACAAGCTGCACAATGGTAAACCCCTTTTTCGTAATTTTTATTTAATGGACTGGAAAATGGCCGCTCTGTACCAGCTTCCCTTAGCACATAATATTCTTTGTCAGAAAGTTCTGCTTTCCATTCCGCTTCCGTTTTTGTAATTTCAAAAGTCTCTTTCTGTTCATTCTCTTTTTTTTGAGCAGACGAATTGCAACTCAATAGGAAACAGATTGTAAGCATCGGAATTAACTTTTTCATAGTATTTTTTTTGATATTGAATTAATTTTTAAACTATTTGTGATATAACATTATTGTAATTTTTCCTATCTTATAAAGATAATAATTAAATGTCTTAAGAAATTTGAAAAATTTGGCGTAAATCTTTATTTTTAAGGAAATAAATTAACTTTTAAATTAACGTTTTAATATTTAATCGTAAATTGATAGTCTAAACAAAAATGTTGTTTTAAACATTTAGTTAGTCTTAAAACCAACCAAAAACTTACATAAAATCTTAATGAAGGCACTTTTTTTTACACGAGAATTTCCACCTTATGTTTATGGTGGAGCAGGAGTACATGTTGAATATCTAGCAGGAGAACTGGCAAAATTAATGGAAGTTGAAGTGCGAGCCTTTGGAGATCAGGACAGTTCTAGTAAAAATTTAAGTGTAAAAGGGCTTCCTTATGAAAATTCAGATTTTGATCATGCCGATGACAAATTAAAGGCTATATTCAAAACATTAAGCACCGATTTGTTAATGAGTGCAGATCCCATTGACGCAGACATTGTACATTGCCACACTTGGTATTCTCATTTCGCAGGCATTTTGGCGAAATTGTGTTATGGTGTGCCATTAGTGGTGACAACACATTCGTTAGAACCTTTACGTCCTTGGAAAAGAGAACAATTGGGAAGAGGTTATGACGCCTCGTCTTGGATTGAAAAAACGGCTATTGAAATGGCAGATAGTTTAATTGCGGTATCTGAAGAAACCAAAGAAGACGTACTAAAGCATTTCGATGTCGATGAACATAAAGTGAAAGTTGTTTATAACGGTATAGATTTAGAGCAATATGTTGTGGTTGACGATACATCGGTTTTAGAGGAATACGGCATTGACAAAAACAAACCATATGTGCTGTTCGTTGGCAGGATTACGCGCCAAAAAGGAATCATTCATCTGGTAAATGCCATAAAGTATATTG
Protein-coding sequences here:
- the glgA gene encoding glycogen synthase, which translates into the protein MKALFFTREFPPYVYGGAGVHVEYLAGELAKLMEVEVRAFGDQDSSSKNLSVKGLPYENSDFDHADDKLKAIFKTLSTDLLMSADPIDADIVHCHTWYSHFAGILAKLCYGVPLVVTTHSLEPLRPWKREQLGRGYDASSWIEKTAIEMADSLIAVSEETKEDVLKHFDVDEHKVKVVYNGIDLEQYVVVDDTSVLEEYGIDKNKPYVLFVGRITRQKGIIHLVNAIKYIDKDTQVILCAGAPDTPEIGKEMEDAVKEASKTRDNIVWIDKMLDKKDVIQLYSHADVFCCPSIYEPFGIINIEAMACETAVVASAVGGIKEVVVEGETGLLISLEQQKSAPFEPVNADQFSKDLAAGINKVINDKELQHRMAKNGRKRVEDYFDWRAIAKQTEAIYKSLIDKK
- the msrB gene encoding peptide-methionine (R)-S-oxide reductase MsrB; this translates as MKKLIPMLTICFLLSCNSSAQKKENEQKETFEITKTEAEWKAELSDKEYYVLREAGTERPFSSPLNKNYEKGVYHCAACDTPLFKSEHKFDSGTGWPSFDREIEGNVAYGTDTKIGYTRDEEHCATCGGHLGHVFNDGPKETTGKRHCINGVALNFVPAQD